A region of Desulfolithobacter dissulfuricans DNA encodes the following proteins:
- a CDS encoding RNA-guided endonuclease InsQ/TnpB family protein: MTRSAKGTMNSPGRNVKAKSSLNKSILDQGWGMFVSMLEYKLAWQGGMLLEVPPQHTSQACPCCGHVPRDNRRTQAGFHCVECDYEANADDVAARNILALRHRVLACGAEALALAMKQEAAGSGDARPLPVVC; this comes from the coding sequence ATGACCCGTTCGGCCAAAGGTACGATGAACAGTCCCGGTCGAAATGTCAAAGCCAAATCGAGCTTGAACAAATCCATTCTGGATCAGGGTTGGGGCATGTTCGTGTCCATGCTGGAGTACAAGCTCGCATGGCAGGGTGGAATGTTGCTGGAGGTTCCGCCGCAGCATACTTCCCAGGCCTGTCCCTGCTGCGGTCATGTGCCAAGGGATAACCGCAGGACGCAGGCCGGGTTCCACTGTGTCGAATGCGATTATGAGGCCAATGCGGATGATGTGGCGGCAAGGAACATTTTAGCCCTGAGGCACAGGGTGTTGGCCTGTGGAGCGGAGGCGTTGGCCCTTGCGATGAAGCAGGAAGCTGCGGGAAGCGGTGACGCACGCCCGCTCCCTGTTGTATGCTAA
- the tnpA gene encoding IS200/IS605 family transposase, whose protein sequence is MVDVVYKRNCVYQTAYHVVWCPKYRRNVLVGKIAKALEDMLDAICEKRGWFVISREIQPDHIHLFLSIPPAVAAANAVKILKGTTARKLFARFPALKKRLRGGHVWSPSYYVGTAGNVSAETIQRYIERTEHIRGRR, encoded by the coding sequence ATGGTAGATGTTGTTTACAAACGTAATTGTGTGTATCAGACAGCATACCATGTGGTTTGGTGCCCAAAGTATCGCAGGAATGTACTTGTCGGCAAGATAGCGAAAGCGCTTGAAGACATGCTGGATGCAATTTGCGAGAAACGCGGTTGGTTTGTGATTTCCAGGGAAATCCAACCCGATCACATCCACCTGTTTCTGAGCATTCCGCCTGCCGTGGCCGCTGCCAATGCCGTAAAAATCCTCAAGGGCACCACCGCCCGCAAGCTGTTTGCGCGCTTCCCGGCGCTGAAAAAACGGTTGAGGGGCGGACACGTCTGGTCGCCCTCCTATTATGTCGGCACTGCAGGCAATGTCAGCGCCGAGACCATCCAACGATACATCGAGCGCACGGAACACATCAGGGGACGCCGGTAG
- a CDS encoding RNA-guided endonuclease InsQ/TnpB family protein, with amino-acid sequence MQRTISIKLETSPEQRRALIELAHEFAQGCNLVARFAAERRITNRVKLHHLAYYPVRENTRLGSQMVCNAIRAVAGAYKALKANKRLPKDGPFTDIVFGGRGAVHFDKRTYSIRGETLSLYTLDGRIQVPMRLGEFQRAYLDRGIPKEAKLVQKPKGWFFHLVLDVPVGKARSGGTLGVDLGENNIAATSTGKVFGGGKLRYDRDRYLALRRRLQRNGSQSAKQLLKRISGRERRHVTHVNHEVSKAIVTEAVRVGAGVIALERLTHIRKRIKAGKRLRSRLHRWAWAQLQGMIAYKAEAMGIEVLYVNPAYSSQTCNNCGQIVTRKRHTLSCSCGNRAHSDVNAALNLARLGETAVSSRGVVNRPDVAA; translated from the coding sequence ATGCAGCGTACGATCTCGATCAAACTGGAAACCTCGCCGGAACAGCGACGGGCATTGATCGAACTGGCCCATGAGTTCGCCCAGGGATGTAATCTGGTCGCGCGTTTTGCTGCCGAGCGGCGAATCACCAACCGCGTCAAACTTCACCACCTGGCTTACTACCCGGTGCGCGAAAACACCCGCCTCGGGTCGCAGATGGTCTGTAACGCCATACGGGCAGTGGCCGGCGCCTACAAAGCCTTGAAAGCCAACAAGCGTTTGCCGAAAGACGGGCCGTTCACCGATATCGTTTTTGGCGGTCGGGGCGCCGTCCATTTCGACAAACGCACCTACAGCATCCGGGGCGAAACCCTTTCCCTCTATACACTCGACGGTCGCATCCAAGTGCCGATGCGGCTTGGCGAGTTCCAGCGGGCGTACCTTGATCGCGGCATCCCGAAGGAAGCCAAACTTGTTCAGAAGCCCAAAGGCTGGTTTTTCCACCTGGTCCTCGATGTTCCAGTTGGAAAGGCCCGCAGCGGCGGAACCCTTGGCGTGGACCTCGGCGAGAACAACATTGCCGCAACCAGCACCGGAAAGGTCTTTGGTGGCGGCAAACTTCGATACGACCGGGACCGATACCTTGCCCTTCGCCGGCGTCTCCAGCGCAACGGTTCGCAATCGGCAAAGCAGTTGCTGAAGCGAATCTCCGGCCGGGAGCGCCGCCATGTGACCCACGTGAATCACGAAGTCAGCAAGGCCATTGTTACGGAAGCGGTTCGTGTCGGTGCGGGTGTGATTGCGCTGGAGCGGCTGACCCACATCCGTAAGCGGATCAAGGCGGGCAAGCGCCTTCGCTCCCGTTTGCATCGTTGGGCGTGGGCGCAGCTTCAGGGAATGATCGCCTACAAGGCTGAGGCCATGGGGATTGAGGTGTTGTATGTCAATCCAGCATACAGTTCCCAGACCTGCAATAATTGTGGGCAGATCGTTACTCGCAAGCGACACACTCTCAGTTGTTCGTGTGGAAACCGGGCGCACTCGGATGTCAATGCGGCATTGAATCTTGCTCGGTTGGGAGAGACCGCCGTCTCTTCCAGGGGCGTCGTAAACCGTCCTGATGTGGCAGCTTAG
- a CDS encoding tyrosine-type recombinase/integrase: MATIRKRKRKKGTVYLAEVCVNGQRASRSFSRRWEALQWAETTEELLRAGLDQDGIPQDDMLFEDALRRYELEVSSGKRSNSRARETVIFKHLLEFFSGTLLSEIKGPQVASYRDARLRKVKPGTVCREMDVLSHLFTVARLEWGVNCGQPAQDVRRPKRPEGRLRLLDRIEIRMLLDCCCESKNTALAPYVRLQLHTGMRPSEGAGLTWGQVDLTARMIDLPRTKTTRRRVPLTREAAHMLEEMRPPNWRSDQYVFLPDSVGESVRRRPNLFFRRSFENAVAAAEIKDFTMHDLRHTAASYLLMAGVDLRTLAEILGHRTMEMVRRYTHLLDDHKLEAVDRINDLWT, translated from the coding sequence ATGGCGACGATTAGGAAACGGAAGAGAAAAAAAGGTACCGTTTATCTGGCTGAGGTATGTGTCAACGGACAACGGGCATCGCGAAGTTTTTCCCGCCGTTGGGAGGCTCTTCAATGGGCTGAGACCACTGAAGAACTTTTGCGGGCTGGGTTGGACCAGGATGGCATCCCACAGGATGACATGCTGTTCGAGGATGCGCTACGACGGTATGAGCTGGAGGTAAGCTCAGGAAAGAGAAGCAACTCCAGGGCCAGGGAAACAGTGATTTTCAAACATCTGCTGGAGTTTTTTTCCGGGACGCTACTCTCGGAGATCAAGGGTCCGCAGGTTGCATCCTATCGCGACGCCCGTTTGCGGAAGGTTAAGCCTGGTACGGTTTGCCGAGAGATGGACGTTCTGAGCCACCTTTTTACGGTTGCCAGGTTGGAGTGGGGAGTAAATTGCGGCCAACCAGCGCAGGATGTCAGGCGTCCAAAACGGCCAGAAGGGCGCTTGCGGCTGTTGGACAGGATCGAGATCAGGATGTTGCTCGATTGTTGCTGTGAGTCAAAGAATACGGCCTTGGCACCCTATGTGCGTCTGCAACTCCATACTGGTATGAGGCCCAGCGAAGGTGCTGGGTTGACTTGGGGACAAGTGGACTTGACAGCACGGATGATCGACTTGCCTCGTACCAAGACAACCAGACGTCGTGTTCCACTTACCAGGGAGGCGGCTCATATGCTGGAGGAGATGCGGCCACCCAACTGGCGGTCGGATCAGTATGTCTTCCTGCCGGACTCGGTGGGGGAGAGTGTCCGGCGCCGACCGAATCTTTTTTTTCGGCGTAGTTTTGAGAATGCAGTGGCTGCGGCGGAAATAAAGGACTTCACCATGCACGATCTAAGGCATACAGCGGCTTCATATTTACTCATGGCAGGCGTAGATTTGCGTACCCTGGCCGAGATCTTAGGGCACCGCACCATGGAGATGGTACGGCGATATACTCATCTCTTGGACGATCATAAGCTGGAAGCCGTTGATCGGATCAATGACCTTTGGACATAA
- the larE gene encoding ATP-dependent sacrificial sulfur transferase LarE, with protein sequence MDVQGRDSLSLPEQKAAHLGRLLKEYGRVAVAFSGGVDSSLLLHVALEELGAGNVLVLHGRSILQKKSDRERAGSWLARHGIPAGVEQAWLDIEPLSWKEFVANPEERCYLCKLRLYRLFREQAEARGFYCLVDGTNADDLKDRRPGLRAIHELGVRTPLVEAGLAKEEIRQLSRVRGLDTADQPSSSCLATRIPHGTRITPERLRRIEEWERGLEDMGLAGCRVKMSAVSPVQVKVELQAVDLERIFKPSFRLAVLRFFQKNNVEKVFVDLEGRKK encoded by the coding sequence GTGGACGTACAGGGCCGGGATTCACTCTCCCTGCCTGAACAGAAAGCGGCCCACCTTGGTCGACTGCTGAAGGAATACGGCCGGGTGGCGGTGGCCTTTTCCGGCGGGGTGGATTCCTCCCTGCTCCTTCATGTCGCCCTGGAGGAGCTGGGGGCCGGCAATGTTCTGGTGCTGCACGGCCGCTCCATTCTCCAGAAGAAGAGCGACCGGGAACGGGCCGGCTCCTGGTTGGCCCGGCACGGGATTCCCGCCGGGGTTGAGCAGGCCTGGCTCGATATCGAGCCCCTCTCCTGGAAGGAATTCGTCGCTAACCCCGAGGAGCGCTGCTATCTGTGTAAGCTTCGGCTGTACAGGCTGTTCAGGGAACAGGCCGAGGCCCGCGGGTTTTACTGCCTGGTGGACGGGACCAATGCCGATGACCTCAAGGACCGGCGGCCGGGGTTGCGGGCCATCCATGAACTGGGAGTCAGAACTCCTCTTGTGGAGGCCGGACTAGCCAAGGAAGAGATTCGGCAACTGAGCCGGGTCCGGGGGCTCGACACAGCGGACCAGCCCTCTTCATCGTGTCTCGCCACCAGGATACCCCATGGAACCAGAATCACCCCGGAGCGGCTGCGACGGATCGAGGAGTGGGAAAGGGGACTTGAGGACATGGGGCTTGCCGGCTGTCGGGTCAAGATGTCTGCAGTCTCTCCGGTCCAGGTGAAGGTAGAATTGCAGGCTGTTGATCTGGAACGGATTTTCAAACCGTCCTTTCGACTGGCCGTTCTCCGGTTTTTTCAAAAAAATAATGTGGAGAAGGTTTTTGTGGACCTGGAAGGGCGAAAAAAATGA
- a CDS encoding homocysteine biosynthesis protein → MSEYQVNKTYAEINARIKAGEAVVVTAEEMVDIVRSEGPVEAARKVDVVTTGTFSTMCSSGAFFNFGQTVPTIKAQKVWINKVSAYAGLAAIDIYLGATELAEDDPLNKVYPGEFRYGGGHVIEDLVAGKTVFLEAKAYPTDCYANRKCKKELTLADMPYALLCNPRNGYQNYNCAVNFSDRTVYTYMGMLKPGCRNANYCSAGELSPLLNDPLYRTIGIGTRIFLGGGIGYVTWHGTQHNPGAPRGENGVPRRPAGTMMVQGDLKQMSAKWLRGVSIQGYGCSLAVGIGVPIPILNEEMARFTGVSDEEIFTQVVDYGHDYTNGIQRNYGEVSYAELKSGMIEVAGKKVPTAPLSSMVKAREIADTLRDWILRKKFLLSEPVAHFPTVDFSFDNDEDS, encoded by the coding sequence ATGAGCGAATATCAGGTAAACAAGACGTATGCAGAGATAAATGCCCGGATCAAGGCGGGGGAGGCCGTGGTGGTGACTGCCGAGGAGATGGTGGACATCGTCCGCAGTGAAGGTCCGGTGGAAGCGGCGCGCAAGGTGGATGTGGTGACCACTGGAACCTTTTCCACCATGTGCTCTTCCGGGGCGTTTTTCAACTTCGGGCAGACGGTTCCGACCATCAAGGCCCAGAAGGTCTGGATCAACAAGGTGTCGGCCTATGCCGGGCTGGCGGCCATTGATATCTACCTCGGGGCCACGGAGCTGGCTGAAGATGACCCCTTAAACAAGGTCTATCCTGGCGAGTTCCGCTACGGCGGCGGTCATGTCATAGAGGATCTGGTGGCCGGAAAAACAGTATTCCTTGAGGCCAAGGCCTATCCCACCGACTGTTATGCCAACCGGAAATGCAAGAAAGAACTCACCTTGGCCGACATGCCCTACGCCCTGCTGTGCAATCCGCGCAACGGCTATCAGAATTACAACTGTGCGGTCAATTTTTCCGACCGCACCGTATATACGTACATGGGCATGCTCAAACCGGGCTGCCGGAATGCCAATTACTGCAGTGCCGGCGAGCTGAGTCCCCTGCTCAACGACCCCCTGTACCGGACCATCGGCATCGGTACCAGGATTTTCCTTGGCGGTGGTATCGGCTATGTGACCTGGCACGGCACCCAGCACAACCCCGGCGCTCCCCGCGGGGAAAACGGGGTTCCCCGGCGGCCGGCCGGGACGATGATGGTCCAGGGGGACCTGAAACAGATGTCTGCCAAGTGGCTGCGCGGCGTGAGTATCCAGGGGTACGGCTGCTCTCTGGCCGTGGGCATCGGTGTGCCCATCCCGATCCTCAACGAGGAGATGGCCCGGTTCACCGGCGTGTCCGACGAAGAGATCTTCACCCAGGTGGTGGATTACGGCCACGACTACACCAACGGTATCCAGCGCAACTACGGTGAGGTCAGCTACGCTGAGCTCAAGAGCGGCATGATAGAAGTGGCCGGCAAGAAGGTGCCCACGGCACCACTGTCGTCCATGGTCAAGGCCCGGGAGATTGCCGATACCCTGCGGGACTGGATTCTCAGAAAGAAGTTCCTGCTCTCGGAGCCGGTGGCCCATTTTCCCACCGTTGATTTCTCTTTTGACAATGACGAGGACAGTTGA
- the pheA gene encoding prephenate dehydratase gives MGDKQTISEVRNRIDAIDNNILELLKERLECAKAIGRLKDETSRAKWDPLREREIYERLLCDNKGVFPEQALRSIFHEIITTCRLSQKKIEVAYLGPEATFTHLAGVKYFGQSASYKAMESIDEVFNEVEKKRVNYGIVPVENSIEGAVFSTLDSFMKYNVKICGEVQLPITHNLVCRSGNIEDIQTVASHAQPLAQCREWLKKNLPDVPTLQVFSTGAAAQMAANNPNIGAIASSLAIKTYELQVVVKGIEDYQGNTTRFLVIGNQSPDRCGSDKTSLLLGLLVNRPGALNEVLTVLATRNIDLTKIESRPIKGKQWKYLFFLDIAGHIDDPIIREGCDILKQICAYYEWLGSYPRADTIDLGGNG, from the coding sequence ATGGGCGACAAACAGACAATATCAGAAGTACGAAACCGCATCGATGCCATTGACAACAACATCCTCGAGCTGCTCAAGGAACGGCTGGAATGCGCCAAGGCCATCGGCAGGCTCAAGGACGAAACCAGCCGGGCCAAGTGGGATCCCCTGCGGGAGCGCGAAATATACGAACGTCTTCTTTGCGACAACAAGGGCGTCTTCCCGGAGCAGGCCCTGCGCTCCATTTTCCACGAGATCATCACCACCTGCCGGCTGTCCCAGAAAAAGATCGAGGTCGCCTACCTGGGTCCGGAGGCCACCTTCACCCACCTGGCCGGGGTGAAATATTTCGGCCAGTCCGCCTCGTACAAGGCCATGGAATCCATCGACGAGGTGTTCAACGAGGTGGAAAAGAAACGGGTCAACTACGGCATCGTACCGGTGGAAAACTCCATCGAGGGCGCGGTGTTCTCCACCCTGGACTCGTTCATGAAGTACAATGTCAAGATCTGCGGTGAGGTGCAGCTGCCCATCACCCACAACCTGGTCTGCCGCTCGGGCAACATCGAGGACATCCAGACCGTGGCCTCCCATGCCCAGCCCCTGGCCCAGTGCCGGGAGTGGCTGAAGAAAAACCTGCCGGACGTCCCCACCCTGCAGGTCTTCTCCACCGGGGCGGCGGCGCAGATGGCGGCCAACAACCCCAACATTGGCGCCATTGCCTCATCGCTCGCCATCAAGACCTACGAGCTGCAGGTGGTGGTCAAGGGAATCGAGGATTACCAGGGCAACACCACCCGCTTCCTGGTGATCGGCAACCAGTCGCCGGACCGGTGCGGCTCGGACAAGACCTCCCTGCTTCTCGGCCTGCTGGTCAACCGGCCCGGTGCGCTCAACGAGGTCCTGACCGTGCTTGCCACCCGCAACATCGACCTGACCAAGATCGAGTCGCGCCCCATCAAGGGAAAGCAGTGGAAGTACCTGTTTTTCCTCGATATCGCCGGCCATATCGATGATCCGATCATCCGGGAGGGCTGCGATATCCTCAAACAGATCTGCGCCTACTACGAATGGCTCGGCTCCTACCCGCGGGCCGACACCATCGACCTGGGTGGCAACGGTTGA
- a CDS encoding ABC-F family ATP-binding cassette domain-containing protein, producing MSQLLSCQDITKAFGIQTLFTGVSLGIHSGDRIGLIGPNGAGKSTLLKILCGLESPDSGRIFVKKHVRVSYLPQSDIFAEDRSVADNLYDALKDLDLDETEQYNRVHTLLSLGEFRDTDQPVQLLSGGWRKRLAICRALVVHPDVLVMDEPTNHLDIQGILWLEKMLQARLPESPVAWIMVSHDRRFLENTVNRVIELSAVYPGGSFQVNGRYSDFVLKRETFLDQQQAREERLANKVRRETEWLRRGPKARTTKARYRIDEAHRLQEELGRVRTRNRMTDNVEIAFDATGRKTKKLLVARKISKSYGDNTLFCDLDLTLSPGTRIGLLGPNGCGKSTLMQILAAAGKDSGPRPDSGEIRVADGVQIVSFDQKREQLDQTLTLKRALAPDGDSVIYQGRSLHVVSWAKKFLFNTDQLETPVSRLSGGEQARILIANLMRTPADILLLDEPTNDLDIPSLDVLEESLQEFGGAVVLVTHDRFLLERLCDRLLGFDPRGTTGWFADCDQWLRHLSGGEKSRTAAARTDKYAGRETKARKKKPGKLSYMDQREYDQMEEKIMTAETEQEKLRLQMEDPVTASDPALAAECWEKLQRIEEEISRLYARWEELEEKRQG from the coding sequence ATGAGTCAGCTGCTATCCTGTCAGGATATCACCAAGGCCTTTGGTATACAGACCCTGTTCACCGGGGTCTCCCTGGGGATTCACTCCGGTGACCGGATCGGCCTGATCGGTCCCAACGGTGCGGGCAAATCCACCCTGCTCAAGATTCTCTGCGGCCTGGAATCACCGGACAGCGGGCGAATCTTTGTCAAAAAGCATGTCCGGGTCAGCTATCTGCCCCAGAGCGATATCTTTGCCGAGGACCGTTCTGTGGCCGATAACCTTTACGACGCGCTCAAAGACCTGGACCTGGACGAGACCGAACAGTACAACCGGGTTCACACCCTGCTCAGCCTGGGTGAATTCAGAGATACTGACCAGCCGGTCCAGCTGCTTTCCGGTGGCTGGCGCAAACGACTGGCCATCTGCCGGGCCCTGGTTGTCCATCCCGATGTCCTGGTCATGGACGAACCGACCAACCATCTGGATATCCAGGGTATCCTCTGGCTTGAAAAGATGCTTCAGGCCCGATTGCCGGAAAGCCCGGTCGCCTGGATCATGGTCAGCCACGACCGGCGCTTCCTGGAAAACACCGTCAACCGGGTCATCGAACTCTCGGCCGTGTATCCGGGGGGCTCGTTCCAGGTGAACGGCCGCTACAGTGACTTTGTCCTCAAGCGCGAAACCTTCCTGGACCAGCAGCAGGCCCGGGAGGAACGGCTGGCCAACAAGGTGCGGCGGGAAACCGAATGGCTCCGGCGGGGTCCCAAGGCCCGGACCACCAAGGCCCGTTACCGGATCGACGAGGCCCACCGGCTCCAGGAAGAACTGGGCAGGGTACGGACCCGCAACCGGATGACCGACAATGTGGAAATCGCCTTTGATGCCACCGGCCGCAAAACCAAGAAACTGCTCGTTGCCCGGAAAATCAGCAAAAGCTATGGTGATAACACCCTGTTTTGTGACCTGGACCTCACCCTGAGCCCGGGTACCAGGATCGGGTTGCTGGGGCCCAACGGCTGCGGCAAGTCGACACTGATGCAGATCCTGGCCGCGGCCGGGAAGGACAGCGGACCAAGGCCTGACAGTGGCGAGATCAGGGTGGCCGATGGCGTGCAGATCGTCAGCTTTGACCAGAAACGGGAACAGCTGGACCAGACCCTTACCCTCAAGCGTGCCCTGGCCCCTGATGGCGACTCTGTCATCTACCAGGGACGCAGCCTGCATGTGGTCTCCTGGGCGAAAAAATTCCTCTTCAATACCGATCAGCTCGAAACGCCGGTTTCCAGACTGTCCGGCGGCGAGCAGGCCCGGATTCTCATTGCCAACCTCATGCGGACCCCTGCCGATATCCTGCTGCTCGACGAACCGACCAATGACCTGGACATTCCCTCACTTGATGTCCTGGAAGAAAGCCTGCAGGAATTTGGTGGCGCCGTGGTCCTGGTGACCCATGACCGTTTTCTCCTGGAACGACTGTGCGACCGGCTGCTTGGCTTCGACCCCCGCGGGACTACCGGCTGGTTTGCCGACTGTGATCAGTGGCTGCGACATCTAAGTGGCGGAGAAAAAAGCCGGACCGCGGCCGCCCGTACAGACAAGTATGCGGGCCGGGAGACAAAGGCCAGAAAGAAAAAACCTGGCAAACTCTCCTATATGGATCAGCGGGAATACGACCAGATGGAAGAGAAAATCATGACTGCCGAGACTGAGCAGGAAAAGCTCAGACTCCAGATGGAGGATCCGGTCACGGCCTCGGACCCGGCGCTGGCCGCAGAATGCTGGGAAAAGCTGCAGCGGATAGAGGAAGAGATAAGTCGGCTCTATGCCCGCTGGGAAGAACTGGAAGAAAAGAGACAGGGATAA
- a CDS encoding cold-shock protein: MAEGTVKWFSDAKGFGFIEQDEGKDIFVHHTAIQGTGFKSLEEGARVSFDVVEGPKGPAAENVVTL, from the coding sequence ATGGCTGAAGGAACAGTAAAGTGGTTTAGTGATGCTAAGGGTTTTGGTTTCATCGAGCAGGACGAGGGTAAAGATATCTTTGTTCATCATACCGCCATCCAGGGCACGGGTTTCAAATCCCTGGAAGAGGGTGCTCGGGTGAGCTTTGATGTTGTTGAAGGACCCAAGGGTCCGGCAGCGGAGAACGTTGTCACCCTGTAA
- the moaA gene encoding GTP 3',8-cyclase MoaA, producing the protein MNEQLSPAETAGSGLTDLFSRTISYLRLSLTDRCNLRCMYCVTEEEESCLTKLPAEDLLSYEELLRVVKVAVNMGITKLRLTGGEPLVRRGVMHFIDQLGNIEHLDDIRITTNGVLLARYAGQLKKAGVTKVNISLDTLKPERFARITGVDYFHKVWEGIETVQKLGFKPVKVNMVVMRGINDDELVDFARLSRETGLQIRFIEFMPIGASSRWNKDTYMSSDEIMERITTLGELIPLQPGRADGPAKVYRLGRDARGSLGFISPISHHFCDRCNRLRLTSEGRLRSCLLHDDEVDLRAVLRRGCSDGEIAETLLAAIRNKPKGHQMAERLREQGGDCHGRMSRIGG; encoded by the coding sequence ATGAACGAGCAACTTTCCCCGGCCGAAACTGCCGGATCAGGGCTGACGGATCTGTTTTCCCGCACCATATCCTATCTCCGCCTTTCTCTCACCGATCGCTGCAATCTGCGCTGCATGTACTGTGTGACCGAAGAGGAGGAAAGCTGTCTGACCAAGCTTCCGGCCGAAGATCTCCTGAGCTATGAAGAACTGCTGCGGGTGGTGAAGGTGGCGGTGAACATGGGCATCACCAAGCTGCGTCTCACCGGTGGCGAACCCCTGGTGCGGCGTGGTGTCATGCATTTCATCGATCAGCTGGGAAATATCGAGCACCTCGACGATATCCGTATAACCACCAACGGGGTTCTGCTGGCCAGGTACGCCGGGCAGCTCAAGAAGGCCGGGGTCACCAAGGTCAACATCAGCCTCGACACCCTGAAACCGGAGCGGTTTGCCCGGATCACCGGGGTGGATTATTTTCATAAGGTCTGGGAAGGGATAGAAACCGTGCAGAAACTCGGTTTCAAACCGGTGAAGGTCAACATGGTGGTCATGCGGGGCATCAACGATGATGAACTGGTTGATTTTGCCCGCCTGTCCCGGGAGACCGGGCTGCAGATCCGGTTCATCGAGTTCATGCCCATCGGTGCTTCATCCCGCTGGAACAAGGATACCTATATGTCCTCGGACGAGATCATGGAACGGATCACCACCCTGGGAGAGCTGATCCCTCTGCAGCCGGGACGGGCTGACGGGCCGGCCAAGGTCTACCGCCTGGGTAGAGACGCCCGGGGATCACTTGGTTTCATCAGTCCCATCAGTCATCATTTCTGTGACCGGTGCAACCGGCTCCGGCTTACCTCTGAGGGGAGACTGCGCTCCTGTCTGCTGCACGACGACGAAGTTGATCTGCGAGCGGTACTGCGCCGCGGCTGCAGTGACGGGGAAATCGCCGAAACCCTTCTGGCCGCCATCCGCAACAAGCCAAAAGGGCACCAGATGGCTGAGCGGCTCCGCGAACAGGGGGGCGACTGCCATGGCAGGATGTCCCGGATCGGCGGATAG
- the tsaD gene encoding tRNA (adenosine(37)-N6)-threonylcarbamoyltransferase complex transferase subunit TsaD: MRILAIESSCDDTGAAVLDGPEQILSNIISSQFDVHARYGGIVPELASRCHIEAIWPVVQEALSAAGTSLDEIDLIAATRGPGLVGSLLVGFTFAKALALVRQIPCVGVDHMAGHLLSVFLEDNHPRFPYIALVVSGGNTSLFKVDNPTRFQRIGRTRDDAAGEAFDKVAKLLELGYPGGPVISDLARDGDPTAFAFPRAWLDEDSLDFSFSGLKTSVVNQVHRLKQKEVPLPVPDICASFQEAVVEVLVEKTIRAAKRYDCSTVVLGGGVASNPRLRSLMAERSDREDMKLFVPAPLFCTDNAAMIGLAGYHLFQAGHTVTPDTDAYSRSPLM, from the coding sequence ATGCGTATCCTCGCCATCGAAAGTTCCTGCGACGACACTGGCGCCGCTGTCCTCGACGGACCGGAACAGATACTCTCCAACATCATTTCCAGCCAGTTCGACGTCCATGCCCGTTATGGAGGCATTGTCCCTGAACTGGCCTCCCGCTGCCATATCGAGGCCATCTGGCCGGTGGTACAGGAAGCCCTGTCGGCGGCAGGAACCTCGCTGGACGAAATTGACCTGATCGCCGCCACCCGCGGTCCCGGCCTGGTCGGCTCCCTGCTGGTCGGTTTCACCTTTGCCAAGGCCCTGGCCCTGGTCCGACAGATCCCCTGCGTGGGGGTGGACCACATGGCCGGTCACCTGCTCTCCGTATTTCTCGAAGATAACCACCCGCGGTTTCCCTATATCGCTCTGGTGGTCTCGGGCGGTAATACCTCGCTCTTCAAGGTGGACAACCCGACCAGGTTCCAGCGCATAGGCCGGACCCGCGACGATGCGGCCGGCGAGGCCTTTGACAAGGTGGCCAAGCTGCTGGAGCTTGGTTATCCAGGCGGACCTGTGATCAGCGATCTGGCCCGGGACGGAGACCCGACAGCCTTTGCCTTTCCCCGGGCCTGGCTGGACGAAGACAGCCTGGACTTTTCTTTCAGCGGCCTTAAGACTTCGGTGGTCAACCAGGTCCATCGACTGAAACAGAAAGAGGTCCCCCTGCCGGTCCCTGATATCTGCGCCTCATTCCAGGAGGCCGTGGTCGAGGTTCTGGTGGAAAAAACCATCCGGGCGGCGAAGCGATATGACTGTTCCACGGTGGTGCTCGGCGGCGGCGTTGCATCCAACCCGCGGCTGCGCTCGCTCATGGCCGAGCGCAGCGACCGGGAGGACATGAAACTGTTTGTCCCTGCCCCCCTGTTCTGCACAGACAATGCGGCTATGATCGGGCTGGCCGGTTATCATCTGTTTCAGGCAGGCCATACCGTCACCCCGGACACGGATGCCTATTCCCGTTCGCCACTGATGTGA